The DNA sequence caccaccacaacaccacctacaacacccaccacaacaccacctacaacaccacctacaacacctccttcaacaccaacacccaccacaacactcaccacaacactcaccaccacaacaccacctacaacaccaccacaacacccaccacaacacccaccacaacacctacaacacccaccacaacaccacctacaacaccaccacaacacccaccaccacaacaccacctacaacaccaacacccaccacaacactcaccacaacacctaccacaccaccaccacaacacccaccaccacaacaccacctacaacaccaaccacaacactcaccacaacacctaccacaccaccaccacaacacccaccaccacaacaccacctacaacaccaacacccaccacaacactcaccacaacacctaccacaacaccaccacaacacccaccaccacaacaccaccacaacacagcactagACGCCTCGTCTGACTGAATCATTACTAATCTGATGATCTCTGAAGGTCACGTTGCCAGGGACtattgttatgtatatgtctggcgGGCAGCGCGGCGGGCAGCGCGGCGGGTGGGCAGCGCGGCGGGTGGGCAGCGTGGCGGGTGGGCAGCGTGGCGGGCCGCGGGGAGGGCTGCGGGGTGGGCAGCGTGGCGGGCCGCGGGGTGGGCAGCGGGGAGGGCTGCGGAGTGGGCAGCGTGGCGGGCCGCGGGGTGGGCCGCGGGGCGGGCCGCGGGGCGGGCAGCGGGGAGGGCTGCGGGGAGGGCTGCGGGGAGGGCTGCGGGGTGGGCAGCGTGGCGGGCCGCGGGGTGGGCCGCGGGGAGGGCCGCGGGGAGGGCAGCGGGGAGGGCTGCGGGGAGGGCTGCGGGGAGGGCTGCGGGGTGGGCAGCGTGGCGGGCCGCGGGGTGGGCAGCGTGGCGGGCCGCGGGGTGGGCAGCGGGGAGGGCTGCGGGGTGGGCAGCGTGGCGGGCTGCGGGGTGGGCAGCGTGGCGGGCTGCGGGGTGGGCAGCGTGGCGGGCAGCGTGGCGGGCAGCGTGGCGGGCAGCGAGGTAACTGGTCTTGTGCTGTGAGGAGGGCAGGAGAGGTCTCCTGAATCTTGAAATTTTAGATGATAAATGTTGGAGTTCAGAGATAGTTGAAAATGTTGGTGTGGTGACCGTAGACTTGTCGCGATTCATTCATCTGCCTGCACTGTTCCTTCACTCCGACCCCTTTGTCCAGTTCCTATcctctcctcatatcccagctcctaatcCTTGTCCTCATTTCCCAGTTCCTATTCTTgtacccatatcccagctcctttcctTATATCCTAGACAAATTTCAGGAGTGGACTGTTGAATTCAGTCGAAATACTTGTAAGGTAATAAAAATGGTTAAGAGACATGGGTGATGTGAATGGTTTCCACGCCATAAAAGGAAGACCAACACAATAAATCGCAGCACTAACACAAGCAGCTCATGTGAACATAATGGCATCATTAGCAAGTGACAAGTTTGCAAGCATAAGAACATCACTCGTGTCGGAAGTCCTAACTTGTAAGGAACACAACAAAGTAACCGTCACAACTGAAAGAAAAATGACagcttggataacaagaaccttacaAACACGAGATGCCACACTAATGAGGACACTCTCTAGGACGCTAGTGCTCTTTATCAGTGGAATATTgtcacactaacagccccattcacagctggagaaattgctgacctggagagtgtgcagacaTCTTTTGTTGCTAGAATCCcaacaataaaacatctaaattaatgGAGCCGCTAACATTTTTAAATCTGCATTCCCTAGAGCGGTGGcaggagagatatataataatttacacttagaAAATACTAAGGTGAGGACCGGTTCCAAACCTGCacgcagaaataacaccacaagaaatcagtaggcatggcaggatgtgaaaCATTGCCCCACTGTGACCATAATATCGTCACTGGTGACGATATTATCAGCTTCTCAGGTAAAGTTGACGTCACCAGCTTTACGCAAGGACGACATCAACAGCTCGACAGACGaaaatcactcacacacacacacacacacacacacacacacacacacacacacacacacacacacacacacacacacacacgcacgcacgcaccagTGGGGAAGTCaggaagttgttactagagttggatgtgacaaaggctataggccccgatggaatctccccttggatactaaaggaaagagcagaagcactgtgcctgccactctctatagtgtataacaaatcactggcaacagggaaactgtcagaactttggaaagcagctaatgtagtcccgatataaaaGAGAGTtaaacaggaggcactgaaatacaggccagtgtctctaacctgcacaccatgcaagctgatggaggagattgtgcgaagaaagccagAGGAACatatggagcgaaagaactttgtaacacagcatcaacatgggttcaggaatggcaagtcatgcctcacaggattaattgaattctacgaccaggcaacaaaaatcagacaaagagaggggtgggcagactgcatatttttggattgccaaaaagcctttgacacaatgccacacaagaggctagtgaaaaaactggagatgcaggctggagtgaaagggaaggtactccattggataaaggagtacctaagcaacaggaaacaacgagtcactgtgagggatgaggtctcagattggcgagacgtcacaagtggagtcccgcaggggtcagtccttggacctatactgtttctgatacatgtaaatgatctcccagagggtatagacttttttctctcaatgtttgctgatgatgcaaaaattatgaggaggattgaaacagaggatgatagtatacgatatgatagtatatataggaggctacaagatgacctagacagactgaatgaatggtcctacAAATGGCtgataaagttcaacccgagtaaatgcaaagtaatgaaactaggcagtggaaacaggaggccagacacaggatacagaataggagatgaagcacttcatgaaacggacagagagaaagatctgggagttgatatcacgccaaacctgtctcctgaagcccacataaaaaaataacatctgcggcatatgcgaggctggctaacatcagaacagccttcaggaacctgtgtaaggaatctttcagaatcttgtacaccacatacgtaagaccaatcctggagtatgcagccccagcttggagcccgtaccttttcaagcacaagacgaagctggaaaaagttcagaggtataccactagactagtcccagaactaagaggcatgagttacgaggaaagactgcgggaaatgcaccttacgacagtgggagacagaagagtaaggggaggcatGATCAATACCTAAAAAAATCcccaggagaattgacagggtagacaaggataaactattcaacactggtggtacgcgaacaaggggacacaggtggaaactgagtacccacatgagccacagggacgttagaaagaacaatttcagtgtcagagtagttaacaggtggaatgcattaggcagtgatgtggtggaggctgactccatacacagttttaaatgtagatatgatagagcccaataggctcaggaacctttacaccagttgattgacagttgagaggcgggaccaaagagcccaagctcaacccccgcaagcacaaataggcgagaacaaataagtgagtacaccacacacacacacacacacacacacacacacacacacacacacacagaagagagagataccagagggccagaaatgagtacctcagagtgaggagggaagcagagagacagtttgaaaatgacatcgcgagtaaagccaagacccaaccaaagctgctccacagccacatcaggaggaaaacagcagtgaaggaacaagtgatgaaactgcgaataggggAGAACATatacacagaaaatgacaaggaGATGTGTGAAGAAATCaaaaagagattccaggaggtcttcacaatagaacaaggagaagcccctgcactaaatgaggaggcggcaaaccaagcaaccttggaggaatttaacctcaccagtgatgaggtcaaaaggtgtctactggagctggatgtgaaaaaggctgttgggcctgacagaatctcaccatggacactaaaggaaggtgcagaagcactaagtgtaccactatctatggtgtataacaggtcactggaaacaggagacttaccagaaagttggaagacagctaacgtagtcccaatatacaagaagggtgacaggcaagaggcactgaactacaggccagtttccctaacttgtataccatggaaGGTGACTGAGAAGATCgtaaggaaaaggctcgtagagcatctggagggaataactttgtaacgcaccaccaacatgggttcagggagggtaaatcgtgcctcacaggtttaatagaattctacgaccaggcaacaaaaattaggcaggaaagagaagggtgggccgactgcattttcctggactgccagaaagcctttgacacagtatcccataaaaggctgttaaaaagttgaagcaacaggcaggagtaaaagggaaggtgctgcagtggataaaggagtacttaagcaacaggaaacagcgagtaacggtgagggggcgaGACAtctgagtggcgagatgtcaccagcggagtcccacagggctcagtacttggacccatcctgtttctaatatatgtaaacgatcttccggagggtatagactcgttcctctcgatgtttgctgatgatgcaaaaattatgagaagaatcaagacggatgaagatagacagagactacaggatgacctggacaaactggaggaatggtctagaaaatggctgctaaagttcaactcaggaaagtgtaaggtaatgaaattaggcgaagggagcaggaggctgaacacaaggtaccacctgggaggtgaaatcctgcacgagtcaaataaagagaaagatctgggggttgatatcacaccgaacctgtccccagaggcccacatgaaaagaatatcatcagcggcatatgctagactggccaacataagaactgcttttagaaacttgtgtaaggaatcgttcaggatcctgtataccacttatgtaagaccaatcctggagtatgcagctccagcctggagtccatacctagttaaaagcaagacaaagttagagaagattcagctgtatgccaccaggctcgtcccgaaactgagaggaatgagctacgaggaaaggctaaaggagcagaacctcacgtccctggaaaacagaagagtaaggggagacatgataaccacctacaaaattctcaggggaattgacagggtggacaaagacaaactcttcagcacggttaggacacgaacaaggggacacaggtggaaacttagtacccagatgaatcacagagacgttagaaagcattttttcagtgacagagtagttaacaaatggaatgcactaggcagtgatgtggtggaggctgactccatacacagtttcaaatgtagatatgatagagcccagtaggctcaggaatctgtacacctgttgattgacagttgagaggcgggaccaaagagacaaagctcaaccaccgcaagcacaattaggtgaatacaattaggtgagtacatcacacacacacacacacacacacacacacacacccaccaagatAACATCACCTCAAACTCTCATAACTGTTCCTGAGCCAGCTATTATAACTTGATGACTCCTATAGAGGGTAAGTTGCGGGTGGGGCTGAGGGCAGAGTGTACAAGGGAGCTGTTGTGGTACATTGAGAGTTTAGGGCAAATGGGATgggacacttccccccccccccccccacccttcaatAGCTCACGTTTCTGAGCACATTGTGGGCATCTGTGCCTTTTACCCCATCACTTGCATGTGGGtatggggtatatatatattcctctcaTGGCCTCAGTACCCACTCCCGTCCCTCCCACTGTCTCGGTACACATATTCCCTCCCTCAAACAGTCAGTACCAAAGCCCTCTGCTGACctacctacacccccccccatcccctctctctctctggttattCGCAgggtcccaacacacacacatacatacatacatacatacatacatacatacatacatacatacacacacacacacacacacacacacacacacaaagagacagagacagagagagagagagagggggggagggaggagagagagagagggggggagggaggagagagagagagggggggggagggaggagagagagagagggggggagggagggaggagagaggggagggagggaggagagaggggggggggagggaggagagaggggggggggagggaggagagagagagagggaggagagagagagagagagagagaggtggggggagggaggagagagagagagagagggggggagggagggaggagagagagagagagggggggagggaggagagagagagagagagggggggagggaggagagagaaagagaggggggagggagggagggaggagagagagagagagggggggagggagggaggagagagagagaggggggggagggagggaggagagagagagagaggggggagggagggaggagagagagagagaggggggagggagggaggagagagagagagaggggggagggagggaggagagagagagagaggggggagggagggaggagagagagagagaggggggagggagggaggagagagagagagaggggggagggaggagagagagagagagaggggggagggaggagagagagagagagagagaggggggagggaggagagagagagagagagagagggggggaaggaagagagagagagagagagagggggggagggaggagagagagagagagagagggggagggaggagagagagagagagagagggggagggaggagagagagagagagagagagggggggagggaggagagagagagagagagagagggggggagggaggagagagagagagagagagaggggggagggaggagagagagagagagaggggggggagggaggagagagagagagagagagggggggagggaggagagagagagagagagagagggggggagggaggagagagagagaggggggggagggaggagagagagagagggaggagagagagagagagagagagggggggagagagagagagaggggggagagagagagagagagagggggggagagagagagagaggggggggagagagagagagagagagagagggggggagggaggagagagagaggggggagggagggaggagagagagaggggggagggaggggggggagggagagagagagagagagaggagagagagagagagagagagagagagagagagagagagagagagagagagaggtggggggagggaggagagagagagagagaggggggagggagggaggagagagagagagagagggggaggaggagagagagagagagagggggggagggaggagagagaaagagagggggagggagggagggaggagagagagagagagagagagaggggggggggagagagagagagagagagggggggagagagagagagagagaggggggggggagagagagagagagaggggggg is a window from the Procambarus clarkii isolate CNS0578487 chromosome 48, FALCON_Pclarkii_2.0, whole genome shotgun sequence genome containing:
- the LOC138351142 gene encoding uncharacterized protein — its product is MSAHSPDSGDLSCPPHSTRPVTSLPATLPATLPATLPTPQPATLPTPQPATLPTPQPSPLPTPRPATLPTPRPATLPTPQPSPQPSPQPSPLPSPRPSPRPTPRPATLPTPQPSPQPSPQPSPLPAPRPAPRPTPRPATLPTPQPSPLPTPRPATLPTPQPSPRPATLPTRHAAHPPRCPPAALPAALPARHIHNNSPWQRDLQRSSD